From the Meriones unguiculatus strain TT.TT164.6M chromosome 12, Bangor_MerUng_6.1, whole genome shotgun sequence genome, one window contains:
- the Cep68 gene encoding centrosomal protein of 68 kDa, protein MALGEDEAEAEASVNTKVPPCSRWNSGELLSPGLEPEQPPHLEVEGGPLWRAEANPGCISGVFLSQVHPASREPVADRSKPTLNSPLPSASVGTEERLPSMESQMEENRLPASQELIQTVKVLGTITVCSGHDADSEVDQSAVDSSQVLGLSQQPHISGLPLLAQWKCTGNPVAPQLSSRSISASSVGSSLQDHQEKAEPQSGSFANTSSQELTVPQAAPSVMEIGPQLQWSSQPVASGSDVAGLGKRQLSFQAEYWACVLPDSLPPSPNRQSPLWNPNKEYEDLLDYTYPLRPGPQLPKQLASHVQTDPVMQDSGVDLDSFSVSPASTLKSLTNVSHSCSSAEVPALPFSGAREPCLKRCPLGVSQKQGGISLASWNQLASTPRAPGTEDASWGNREAAMRGTKDCPPVGKNLSVGSPQLRTKEREQSFPTLAREKKASQNTGHPTYVKPGWTAEEEMESDDEYLALPTRLTQVSSLVSYLGAIPTFVNLPTGAAEEHSSLEVSDSDRPASPTVDSSQTQHPSGAAFQGPAGQKHCFMHSIAPQDSTGKSSLMGSQALRVSSGLLKTQPSLQAAQDRWSFSEQIAGGKLPRKAGEWEKASLVQCVQTFCCQLEELICWLYNVTDVAELSTPSRSSLTGLKSSLQLYRQFKKDVDEHQSLTDSVLEKGEILLQCLLDNTPVLKDVLERIAKQSGELENHADHLYDSILASLDMLAGCTLIPDNRPTAAKEHPHEQL, encoded by the exons ATGGCCCTTGGTGAagatgaggctgaggcagaagcatCTGTCAACACAAAGGTCCCACCTTGTAGCAGGTGGAATTCTGGGGAACTGCTGTCCCCAGGACTAGAACCAGAGCAGCCCCCACATCTGGAAGTCGAGGGAGGGCCACTGTGGAGGGCTGAGGCCAACCCTGGCTGCATCTCTGGAGTTTTTTTATCACAGGTCCACCCTGCCAGTAGAGAACCTGTAGCAGACAGGTCTAAGCCTACCCTCAACAGCCCACTGCCTTCTGCCAGCGTGGGGACTGAAGAGCGTTTACCCTCTATGGAAAGCCAA ATGGAGGAAAACAGGCTTCCTGCCTCCCAGGAGCTAATTCAGACTGTTAAAGTCCTTGGAACTATAACTGTTTGCTCAGGACATGATGCTGACAGTGAAGTTGACCAGTCTGCAGTTGATTCATCTCAGGTGCTAGGCCTTAGCCAGCAGCCTCATATCTCAGGTCTCCCTCTTCTAGCACAGTGGAAGTGCACAGGGAACCCCGTTGCTCCTCAGCTCTCTAGCAGAAGcatctctgcctcttcagtgggCAGTAGTCTCCAGGATCACCAGGAGAAGGCAGAGCCTCAGAGTGGCTCCTTTGCTAACACGTCCTCTCAGGAGTTGACTGTACCACAGGCAGCCCCTTCCGTGATGGAGATAGGGCCTCAGCTCCAGTGGTCATCACAGCCTGTAGCCTCTGGCAGTGATGTTGCAGGCCTGGGTAAGAGACAACTCTCCTTTCAAGCAGAGTACTGGGCCTGTGTACTGCCAgattctctgcctccttcccctaACCGCCAGTCCCCACTCTGGAACCCGAATAAGGAGTATGAAGATCTACTTGACTATACTTACCCACTGAGGCCTGGGCCTCAGCTCCCAAAGCAACTTGCAAGTCATGTGCAGACTGACCCTGTGATGCAAGACTCAGGTGTAGATCTGGACAgtttctctgtctccccagcaagTACTCTCAAGTCACTCACTAATGTCTCCCACAGTTGCTCATCAGCAGAAGTGCCTGCTCTGCCATTTTCTGGAGCCAGAGAGCCATGTCTTAAGCGCTGTCCCTTGGgagtatcccagaaacagggtGGCATAAGCTTGGCATCCTGGAACCAGCTTGCATCGACTCCTAGAGCCCCAGGGACTGAGGATGCTTCTTGGGGGAACAGAGAAGCAGCCATGAGGGGCACAAAGGACTGTCCACCAGTAGGCAAGAACCTCAGTGTTGGCTCTCCTCAGCTGAGGACAAAGGAGAGAGAGCAGTCCTTTCCCACACTGGCgagggagaagaaagccagccAGAACACTGGGCATCCCACCTATGTGAAGCctggatggacagcagaagaggagatggaaagtGATGATGAGTACCTTGCTCTGCCCACAAGACTGACTCAGGTTTCTAGTTTGGTATCCTACTTAGGTGCCATTCCGACATTTGTGAACCTACCCACTGGGGCTGCTGAGGAGCACAGTTCATTGGAAGTCTCAGACAGTGATAGACCAGCTTCCCCTACAGTGGATTCCAGCCAAACACAGCATCCTTCTGGGGCTGCCTTTCAAGGCCCTGCAGGCCAGAAACACTGCTTCATGCACTCTATCGCGCCCCAGGACTCCACAGGCAAAAGTAGTCTGATGGGTAGTCAAGCCCTCAGGGTCTCTTCTGGACTGCTGAAAACTCAACCCTCCTTGCAAGCTGCGCAGGACAGGTGGTCATTCTCAGAGCAAATTGCTGGAGGGAAGCTTCCCAGGAAAGCAGGAGAGTGGGAAAAAGCTTCCCTGGTGCAGTGTGTGCAG ACATTTTGCTGTCAGCTAGAAGAGCTGATCTGCTGGTTGTATAATGTCACGGATGTTGCTGAGCTCAGTACTCCATCGAGGTCCAGTCTTACAGGCCTCAAGTCCTCTCTGCAGCTTTACCGG CAATTTAAGAAAGATGTGGATGAACATCAGTCCCTGACAGACAGTGTCTTGGAGAAGGGAGAGATTCTTCTTCAGTGCCTGTTGGATAATACCCCAG TTTTAAAGGATGTCCTTGAGAGGATCGCAAAACAGTCTGGAGAGCTGGAGAACCATGCAGATCACCTCTATGACTCTATCTTAGCCTCTTTGGACATGCTGGCTGGCTGCACCCTCATCCCTGACAACAGGCCTACAGCAGCAAAAGAACACCCTCATGAACAACTTTAA
- the Rab1a gene encoding ras-related protein Rab-1A codes for MSSMNPEYDYLFKLLLIGDSGVGKSCLLLRFADDTYTESYISTIGVDFKIRTIELDGKTIKLQIWDTAGQERFRTITSSYYRGAHGIIVVYDVTDQESFNNVKQWLQEIDRYASENVNKLLVGNKCDLTTKKVVDYTTAKEFADSLGIPFLETSAKNATNVEQSFMTMAAEIKKRMGPGATAGGAEKSNVKIQSTPVKQSGGGCC; via the exons TGATTATTTATTCAAGTTACTTCTGATTGGTGACTCTGGGGTTGGAAAGTCTTGCCTCCTCCTTAGGTTTGCA GATGATACGTACACGGAAAGCTACATCAGCACAATTGGTGTGGATTTCAAGATACGAACTATAGAGTTAGATGGGAAAACAATCAAGCTTCAGATC TGGGACACAGCAGGCCAGGAAAGATTTCGAACAATCACTTCCAGTTACTACAGAGGAGCCCATGGCATCATAGTTGTGTATGATGTGACAGATCAG GAGTCCTTCAATAATGTTAAACAGTGGCTGCAGGAGATAGATCGCTATGCCAGTGAAAATGTCAACAAGTTGTTGGTAGGGAACAAATGTGACCTGACCACAAAGAAAGTAGTAGACTACACAACAGCAAAG GAATTTGCAGATTCCCTTGGAATTCCATTTTTGGAAACCAGTGCTAAGAATGCAACGAATGTAGAACAGTCTTTCATGACGATGGCAGCTGAGATTAAAAAGCGAATGGGCCCTGGAGCAACAGCTGGTGGTGCAGAGAAGTCCAATGTTAAAATCCAGAGCACTCCAGTCAAGCAATCAGGTGGAGGTTGCTGCTAA